The genomic stretch AATTGGGATCAAATTTTTCAATCTCGTTTTTTTCAACAAATTTTACGCTTACTTCTTTAAAAAAATCAATTATTTTTAGATTATCTGAATCTATTAGCTTCTTTATTGGTTTTAAGCATCTCTTAGAATAGGTTGCATGTAATGGTTCAAAAAAATTATCTACTTTGGGTATAACTACATCATATTCTTTAGAATAAGAAATAATATGTTTAAGGAGAGATATATTTAAAAATGGCATATCACATGCAACTACAAAAGTGGAATTATTTTTTGCAAACAGCAGTCCAGAATAGATCCCGCCTAATGAGCCCTTATATGGAATTATATCCTTTATTAATTTTACATTTAAAGAGTCAAATTTTTTGGGTAAATAATCAAATTTTTTTAGAATATTTGTGACAATAATAATCTCATTACTTAATCTTCCCATCTTTTCTACAATCTGGTCAATTAGAGTTCTGCCTCTAATCTTAAGAAAAGCTTTTTTTTTACCAAATCTTTTACTTTTTCCACCAGCCAATATCACTG from Actinomycetota bacterium encodes the following:
- a CDS encoding molybdenum cofactor guanylyltransferase, yielding MFEISSVILAGGKSKRFGKKKAFLKIRGRTLIDQIVEKMGRLSNEIIIVTNILKKFDYLPKKFDSLNVKLIKDIIPYKGSLGGIYSGLLFAKNNSTFVVACDMPFLNISLLKHIISYSKEYDVVIPKVDNFFEPLHATYSKRCLKPIKKLIDSDNLKIIDFFKEVSVKFVEKNEIEKFDPNFMSLFNVNTLNDFKIATEWIKSQN